The Ornithinimicrobium faecis region GACGCACTCGATCTCCTGGGGTCCGCCCTCCCCGAAGGGGCTGTAGTCCAGATCCTTGGCCTGGTCCATGCTCTCCTGGCACCAGGAGTCCAGGGCCGGGTTGCTGTAGTCAAAGGAGGTCAGGCCGCCCTGCTGGTAGACGTTCAGGGCTCGTCCGTCCGTTGAGTCCGTCAGGTCTGCCCCGGACCCGTAGTCCTGGACCTCGCCCTCCATGCCCAGCCCCTCGGCATACGGTCTGAGCTGGTCTGCGGCGCCGGAGGAGGCGCCACCTGCCGGTGCGTAGGCCTCTCCCGTGGTGCGCTCGGTGGACAGGGCCTCGCCGGCCACCGGGATGACTGGCCCGAGGAAGCTCCCACCACCACCGCTGTCCTCGCTCGCGGAATAGCTCTCTGCGGAGCTGTGGTCCTCCATGGCTCCGTCATCGGCCGCGGCGCGGGAGTCTCCTGGTCCGTCAGTCTCTTGGGAGGCGACCGTGCCCTGCGGATCGTCGTCTCCGGCGACACCAGCTCCCACGGCATAGCCTCCGCCAGCCAGGGCCAGTGCCGCGACCGAGGCGGCGACCAACAGCCCCCCGCGCCCGGTGCGTGCGTGCGGGTCCTGCACCCGCACCGCCGTGTCGCTGGTGTGCGAGAAGCTGTGTCCCGCAGCGTGATCCAGGCCCTGTCCGCTTGCGTCGTGCTGCTGACTGCCCAGCGGCGTCCGCCCCCGCAGACGCTCGGAGAGGCGGTGCAGATCGGGGTGTGCCCCCTGGGCTGGGTCCGCGGCTCGCAGCCGGGCCAGGACCTCGTCGTCCTCGAATTCGTTCATGCTGTGTCCCTCCTGCTGGAGCCGCCGAGCTGACGGCTCTGTCCCTGGTCTGTGTGCCGGACTGCGCTGGTGTTGCTGGTCGTGCTCATGTCGCCCAGGCCTGCCGCAGTCGGGCTCTGGCCCGAGAGAGGGCCGCTGCGGCCCCGCCGCGGGTCAGGCCCAGGGCCTTGGCCAGCCCCTCGCCGTCCAGGCCCTCCCAGGCGTGCAGCATCAGGACCTTGCGGTCCCGCGGGCTGAGCCGGGCCAGGGCAGCCCGCAGGTCATCGTCCTCGACCACGAGCTCCGCCGGGTCGATGCTGGCGCGCCGTTCGTGGGACTCGCTGCCGCCGTAGTCGGCCAGCAGGGTCAGCGTCGGCTTACGGCGGTGGTTGGACAGCACGTAGGAGGCCGTCTTGTAGAGCCACGGGAGCACGAACTCCTCGGGGATCGACTCGCGGCGCCGCCAGGCCACTGTGAACACCTCGGCCGCGAGATCCTCGGCCTCCTGCCGCGGTGCCCGGCGCACGAAATAGCGGTGCACGGAGACCGCGTGCTCGGCGAAGAGCTGGTCGAACCAGGCGGCATCCCGCGCGGGCGGCGCTGTGCCGCTCGCCACGCTCGTCCCCAGCACCATGGTGCCTCCGTCATGT contains the following coding sequences:
- a CDS encoding RNA polymerase sigma factor, with product MVLGTSVASGTAPPARDAAWFDQLFAEHAVSVHRYFVRRAPRQEAEDLAAEVFTVAWRRRESIPEEFVLPWLYKTASYVLSNHRRKPTLTLLADYGGSESHERRASIDPAELVVEDDDLRAALARLSPRDRKVLMLHAWEGLDGEGLAKALGLTRGGAAAALSRARARLRQAWAT